The Chelonoidis abingdonii isolate Lonesome George chromosome 11, CheloAbing_2.0, whole genome shotgun sequence genomic interval CAGCCATTGTTGTGCCAACCCCACAGGCAGGGGGAAGTGATAAGAGATGACCTGAGCCCCAAAGGGTTGGGTTGTTTTCAGACCCAAGCCCAACTCCTGGTTGGGTCCCGGCAGGTCTCCAGGCTCTAGCAGGAAGGGAAGCACACAGGGAGCGTGTGGGCACTTCCTGGGCATCGCAGCCACATGGTGCTCTCAGACCAACAGCCAAACAGGCTGCAGGGGagtgtatcatagaatcacagaatgtcagggctggaagggacctcaggaggtcatctagtccaaccccctgcaggaccaagccccagacagatttttgccccagatccctaaatggccccctcaaggattgagctcacacccttgggtttagcaggccaacgctcaaaccactgagctatccctcccccccgaGGCATGTGTGCGGGGAGAGGTTACGGACAGGCCACACCTCGCCTTTGTTGCTGGCGTCCTCCACAATCTGCAGGAAGTGCTTGATCTGCTCCAGCGACGGGGCTCAGAAGTCCTGGATGCAGAGATGATGGTGCTTGATGTCAGGGCAGGTGTCGTGGTTGGGTGGGCTGCGCTCGGTCAGCGACACCAGGTGCCGGATGCCATGCTCATGCATGTACTGGTAGTGTGAGGGCTGCCGTGGCATGGCCAGCCCTGCCAGCTTGCCGGGCACCACCCAGGAGAAGTTTGGAGGGACGGCCGACGCCATTGGTGCTGCAGGCAGACACAGCAGCGTGTTAGAAAGCGCACTGTGGGGAGACACATTCCTAGCACCCTGCTGCCCCTGTGCTCCCAACTCCAACCTGGCCCAGGGCCTCCCTCTATCCCCATCCCTGGTTCCAACATGGCCCTCACAGCTTCATAGCCCCAAAGGCTCCAACCCCTGCTGCTCTAgggcagcagaggggagggggaaggtggcaCCATTTACACCCCTTTTCACTCCACGTGCTCTGCAGCCCATCAATTAACTGCCTGACAATGGGGCCAGACACTTACATGGTGGCACCAGTCCTGCCCCACAAGTCCAACACTGACTCCAGCTGCCGGAGCTGACACAGCTGCAATACACACGAGGCGGCAGTGGAAGGGCTAGAGACACAAGCCAGGGCTGCCGAGTGAAGATCATAGCCTGACCCAAGGCTGCAGTCTGGGGCTTGTCGACCTGTCATTctatggggctgggtggggagctgccaccaTCACAGCTCCCGGCCTCCCTGGCAGATCCACCTGCAGTCACTACGCTGTCTAAACTTGCGCAGGATTAAGGGGCACAGGAGCCAAGTGCTAATAAATTGGAGAAGGGTGAGAGAAGAGCCACGGGAATGACTGAcaggttagaaaacctgcccgaTAGCGAGAGAGTCCAGGAGCTCACTCTATTTAGCTTAAccaagagaaggtgaaggggtgacttgatcacagtctgcaagtacctacatgaggaacaaatatttgatcacgggctcttcaatccagcagtGAAAGGTAAAACACGACCCAAGGGCTgcaagttaaagctagacaaattgtgACGGGAAAGAAGGCGTGCATGTCCCAGTGAtgggaattaaccattggaaccatttaccaaggTCATGGTGGTGGAGTGTCCATTACTGGCCATTTTTAGATCACTATTGGATGTTTCCCTAGcagttctgctctaggaattatttcaggcCAGGTGTTATCTacatgatcaccatggtcccctCTAGTCCCATCCCTTCGAGACTGGAGTCAAGAGAAGCTGGCTGTGCACAGCCCAGACAGTGCAACCACCAGCCCTGGGCCTAACGTACTCCATCCCCAGGGgtcagggtagggtgaccagatagaaagtgtgaaaaattgagacaggaggtgtggggtaataggcgcctatatatgaaatattgggactgtccctataaaatcaggacatgttCACCCTAGGTCAGTGGAGAGGGCGTGGCCCAGCACACTGCAGAGCCCTTTTGTGCCTCCCACTCACTGACCCAAGTCGGGCCTAGCTGCCCCCAGAGCAAACTCCCTGGGGCCATGAAGCAGAGCCCAAATTCCAGAATGCACCTGGCAGCCACAACAAGAATCCTGCTCCATAGAGGAGTTGGGATAAATTCCCGTGCCCCCACTCTCGGGCTGGGCAGATCCATGAACATCTCTTCATTGGGGAACAGGGTCTGGGCCAGAGACCAGAGTGCACTGTGGATTCAGCGCCCTATTCATATCCCCGCACCTGCCAAGGGGGTGCTAAGGCTGAAGTGCTGGGTCCCCTGGTAGGCCTGGGGCACTGTGTGATTGCTAGATGCCCTTCCGGGCCTGAGACGTACCTTGTCCCAGAGGCACGTGATCTCTGGGAGATGGAAGAAGGTGGAAGGTGTATCAGAGCTGCTCCCACTGCAGGCTGGCCCCAGAAAAAGTAGGATTATCTTCTCAGGGTTCAGATGGTCACAGATGAAGGGGAGCAAGGTGCCGAACCCTGGGGCGGCACCAGTCCCCAGGCAGTCTGGCAGCATTGTCCAGATGCCAGCACCTATCAGAGCCATGATCTCTCCTGGCTCTCCCTCGAGGAAATGGCTGGCGTTTCTGCATTCCTTCCTGCTGCTCTCACCTCACCCAGGCAGACTGCTGCCTCAGCCACCCAGGGTCCCCAAGGCACCTACAGTCACTGGGCAGTTCCCAACCACTCTGAGTCTTGGCAATCCAGGTGAGATGGGGATCAAACCATGCTTCTGGCtggggtgttgggaggaggaCCCACTAAAGACAGATTTTTGAAAGGACTCTCCATGCAACAGTTCCCCCCCTCACCTCTTCCCCGCATGCACCCACGGATCCCAGGCACTTTGACATCCTGCTCTTTCTTGTTTGCTCCTGGTGTGCGTCTGGGCTTGGATCCTGCAGCGACAAGGGCCAGAGAAAAGCTACGCTGCCCCAGCCCATCAGAAATGGAGCCCTGGTCATTTTAAACCCTGCTCATTGTCTCTTCTCTAGGGACATGATGGATGCTTTTCGGAGTCAGATTAAATTGGGTGAGAAGAGCCCTAATTTAGTGCAACACCCCGGCCCTCATTCCAGCTGCCCCACAGAAGATGCTCACCCAAGGAATCCAGCAGCCTGGAACGCAGCCCCAGGACACACCTGAACTACAGGCGCCACAGAACTGTCACTAGCCATTTCCTGACAACTGCACAACGTTCACATTTCAGGCAGCTTCAATTGCAGGATTCAATTCCTGAGGGTGGGCGAAGACACACAGACTCCCTGCACCAGACTCTCGGGTACATCTCTGCCTGCCTCAGTGCGCCAGTACCCCCGGCCGGGCCACACAATGACCTGGCCTTCACTGACCTCCAGGGAGCTCCCAGGGTGACTGCACCCTGCACACACTTAACATCACAAGACAGGGTGTTGGTGAATCGACAACACTCTGGCACTACAGCTGTTCCACACCGAGTATCACGGATAAGCCAGCAGTGAGTCCCAGACCCAATATCAAACATTTTCACAGTACAGTTGCTGAGAGTATCGTTTTCATCAAGCTCTCATAATAATTATTTAGCCCGTACATTTTGGGTAAATCTTAGAAAATGTCGTCTTAGCCGCATGGCTGTGTCCTGCCCAGGTAACATTATAACAGACACGTAACCCTTTAAAACTCTTACTAATCGCTTGCCGCAATAATATCATGTGTCGGTGAGTTCTGCAGGGTAACTACCTTGCTTTAAAAGGGGTTTGCTGCCTTATTTTGTATTAAGAGAGGGGAATAAGGAGAAGACTTACCAGCCCCCTCTGCTCACCTTTCAAATCTCTCCATAAAACCTCTAGtctagcggttctcaaacttggtATTGATgagccctttcacacagcaagccttgGAGTGTGACCcccacccttataaattaaaaacactttttttacatttaacaccattataaatgttggaggcaaagcagggtttggaggtGGATGCTACCAGCTTGCaacctccccatgtaataaccttgcgagcCCCTGAAGGGTcacgacctccagtttgagaacccctgctctaatcactgcAGCCCGCCAGGACTTTCTGTGCCTGTGCTAACTGCAGTGGTCAGGGGAGGGCTCTATTGCACCTCCACTCACTCACgcagcagctggggaaggaggtatTTTCCACGGTCCTTGCTCAGTGCCACCCAacacagatctgctctaggaattatttggggcagTTCACTGGCCTGTGttgttatacagggggtcagactagatgatcacaaaggtcccttCAGGACTTGGCTCTGTGACCACAGAATTCAGCCTCTGGCACCTGCAGCCCGTGGCAATGCCTGGACAATGCAGGGATGGCATCCCCAGGCAGCAATCCTGGCGCTGGGTGGGCAATGGGACCCACTGGGTTTCAAAGTCTGCTCCTAGCTATGCAGTGCCTGCAAGGATCAGGACAGCCCGGGACACTCCCTCAGAATCGCAAACCTGGTGGCTGGCGGTTTGATGCAGATCAATGAGACAGGAGGCTGTGAGGGGTGATGCCTGGTGGAGGATGGGTACCCCTGAGCGTGCAGTGGAGGGCTGAGCCTG includes:
- the DUSP23 gene encoding LOW QUALITY PROTEIN: dual specificity protein phosphatase 23 (The sequence of the model RefSeq protein was modified relative to this genomic sequence to represent the inferred CDS: inserted 1 base in 1 codon; substituted 1 base at 1 genomic stop codon), which codes for MASAVPPNFSWVVPGKLAGLAMPRQPSHYQYMHEHGIRHLVSLTERSPPNHDTCPDIKHHHLCIQDFXAPSLEQIKHFLQIVEDASNKGEAVAVHCMLGFGXGTMLACYLVKAQKLTGVDAIHEIRRIRPGAIETHDQEKAVIQFHHHIK